From Brevibacterium ihuae, the proteins below share one genomic window:
- a CDS encoding transposase has protein sequence MRNEMPESRKKYDREFREGAVRIVEETKKPVAQVARDLGVNEGTLGNWVQRARAAREGRGELSKDDYEELKRLRSEVAELRMERDVLKRSVVLWVKEATK, from the coding sequence ATGAGGAACGAGATGCCAGAGTCAAGGAAGAAGTACGACCGGGAGTTCCGTGAGGGAGCGGTCCGGATCGTCGAAGAGACCAAGAAGCCGGTGGCGCAGGTCGCCCGGGATCTTGGCGTGAACGAGGGCACGCTGGGCAACTGGGTCCAACGTGCTCGCGCCGCACGCGAGGGCCGTGGCGAGCTGTCCAAGGACGACTACGAGGAGTTGAAGCGGCTCCGTTCGGAGGTCGCTGAGCTACGGATGGAGCGTGATGTCCTCAAGCGATCCGTGGTCCTGTGGGTCAAGGAGGCGACGAAGTGA
- a CDS encoding IS3 family transposase codes for MARFIADQRTIYAVPHTLVCALLGVSLAWFYKWIKRADGPSAASGLFTDTDRRRDAVDRAVKVAFKDAKGLHGSPRLHADLRDAGWEVSVKTVAESMRRQGLVARVIKRRSGLTRQDKTKRPFPDLLCRDFTALAPNCRWVGDMTEIPTGEGKLYLATVIDLYSRRLLGAATSAHPDAELACAAIRMAVATRGGKDAIWREDEAERLVFHTDRGSTYTATSFTTLCAELGIRQSMGRVGSCFDNAAAEAFFSSLEWEVLSRHEFDTRAQARAVVIDWCYGFYNHDRRHSSAGMMSPINYENTAAPDRDAA; via the coding sequence GTGGCACGCTTCATCGCCGACCAGAGGACCATCTACGCCGTGCCGCACACGCTGGTCTGCGCCCTGCTCGGGGTGTCGCTGGCGTGGTTCTACAAGTGGATCAAGCGAGCCGACGGCCCCAGCGCCGCGAGCGGGTTGTTCACCGACACCGACCGGCGTCGTGACGCGGTGGACCGGGCGGTGAAGGTGGCGTTCAAGGACGCCAAGGGCCTGCACGGTTCACCCCGCCTGCACGCCGACCTGCGCGACGCGGGCTGGGAGGTCAGTGTGAAGACGGTCGCGGAGTCGATGCGCCGGCAAGGCCTGGTCGCCCGGGTGATCAAGCGCCGCAGCGGCCTGACCAGGCAGGACAAGACCAAACGGCCGTTCCCCGATCTGTTGTGCCGCGACTTCACCGCGCTGGCGCCGAACTGTCGCTGGGTCGGCGACATGACCGAGATCCCCACCGGCGAGGGCAAGCTGTACCTGGCCACCGTGATCGACCTGTACTCACGTCGGCTGCTCGGCGCGGCCACCAGCGCCCATCCTGACGCCGAGCTGGCGTGCGCGGCGATCCGGATGGCCGTGGCCACCCGCGGCGGCAAGGACGCGATCTGGCGCGAGGACGAGGCCGAGCGCCTCGTGTTCCACACCGACCGCGGATCTACGTATACGGCGACCAGCTTCACCACGCTGTGTGCCGAGCTGGGCATCCGTCAGTCGATGGGCCGGGTCGGCTCGTGCTTCGACAACGCCGCCGCCGAGGCGTTCTTCTCCTCCCTGGAGTGGGAGGTCCTGTCCCGGCACGAGTTCGACACCCGAGCCCAAGCCAGAGCGGTAGTGATTGACTGGTGCTACGGGTTCTACAACCACGACCGGCGACACAGCTCGGCAGGCATGATGAGCCCCATCAACTACGAGAACACCGCAGCCCCCGACCGGGACGCCGCGTAA
- a CDS encoding AAA family ATPase has product MVRVRATKAQFSDDSDVSIPAEGMVLLVGPNNAGKSQVLKDLAGLAREAQYVGRAILSVDYEKSVDGDIREWASRNVPQINREGVNRFQIENWGEVTSQDIANQWDQQNLNHLTSLFIFHADGTSRLSAGDSQQSLDFSTQIPTHPVQRAYLDSDIEGEIDRESRAAFGLGVTVDRYGGSVISLRLGDRPLFEHDDGRPTDGYISALKALPRLEEQGDGVRSYLGLVLHLAAGRHQVLLIDEPEAFLHPPQARRLGSVLASKAQSQ; this is encoded by the coding sequence ATGGTGCGAGTACGAGCCACGAAGGCCCAATTTAGCGATGACAGCGACGTTAGCATTCCTGCCGAGGGCATGGTGCTGCTTGTGGGGCCAAATAATGCCGGGAAAAGCCAGGTCCTCAAGGACCTCGCAGGGTTGGCGCGAGAGGCCCAGTATGTTGGCCGCGCGATCCTGTCCGTCGACTACGAGAAGAGTGTCGATGGCGACATAAGAGAGTGGGCATCCCGCAATGTTCCACAGATCAACCGCGAAGGTGTGAATCGCTTTCAGATCGAGAACTGGGGTGAAGTTACCAGTCAGGACATCGCGAACCAGTGGGACCAGCAGAACCTAAACCATTTAACTTCACTGTTTATCTTCCATGCGGATGGCACCTCGCGCCTCTCAGCTGGTGACTCACAACAGAGCTTGGACTTTTCTACGCAGATTCCTACGCATCCGGTCCAGCGCGCATACTTAGATTCTGATATTGAGGGTGAGATTGATCGGGAGAGCAGAGCGGCGTTCGGGCTCGGTGTCACGGTCGACCGCTATGGCGGCTCAGTGATCAGCCTGAGACTTGGTGACCGTCCGCTCTTTGAGCACGACGACGGCCGTCCAACGGACGGGTATATTTCTGCGCTCAAGGCGCTCCCGCGGCTGGAAGAACAGGGAGATGGCGTTCGTAGTTATCTGGGTCTGGTCCTGCATCTCGCTGCTGGCCGTCATCAAGTTCTTCTGATTGACGAGCCAGAGGCCTTTCTGCACCCGCCCCAAGCGCGCAGACTGGGGTCGGTTCTGGCCAGCAAGGCACAGTCGCAGTGA
- a CDS encoding YoaK family protein — protein MEGYRPGERMLAWYLSSITGFIDALGFLYLGGFFLSFMSGNTTRMTAAAVEGGWDVVARAAGVMALFLLGVMIGSLISRLAHRRLPPTRPREVVLLFVCLTVTIASALVLAGHELAAVLSLSFTVGAMNSIFERDGEVAISLTYMTGTLVKMSQRFVGAFFDGTHAAWFGYFLLWLSLAVGAVLGGLSYLALGIRAVWVVAALVLLGTAAALVNRSRRRRRGLPV, from the coding sequence TTGGAAGGCTACCGGCCCGGTGAGCGGATGCTCGCCTGGTACCTGTCGTCGATCACCGGCTTCATCGACGCCCTCGGGTTCCTCTACCTCGGCGGGTTCTTCCTCTCCTTCATGTCCGGCAACACCACCCGGATGACCGCCGCGGCGGTCGAGGGCGGATGGGACGTCGTCGCACGCGCCGCCGGGGTCATGGCGCTGTTCCTCCTCGGGGTGATGATCGGCTCACTCATCAGCCGCCTCGCGCACCGCCGCCTCCCGCCCACGCGCCCGCGCGAGGTGGTGCTGCTCTTCGTCTGCCTCACCGTGACGATCGCCTCGGCCCTCGTCCTCGCCGGCCACGAGCTCGCGGCCGTCCTCAGCCTGTCCTTCACCGTCGGCGCGATGAACAGCATCTTCGAGCGCGACGGCGAGGTCGCGATCTCCCTGACCTACATGACCGGAACGCTCGTGAAGATGTCCCAGCGCTTCGTGGGCGCCTTCTTCGACGGGACGCACGCGGCGTGGTTCGGGTACTTCCTCCTCTGGCTGTCGCTGGCGGTGGGCGCCGTCCTCGGCGGCCTGTCCTACCTCGCGCTCGGCATCCGCGCCGTCTGGGTCGTCGCGGCCCTCGTCCTGCTCGGCACCGCCGCCGCGCTCGTCAACCGCAGCCGCCGACGCCGACGGGGCCTCCCGGTCTGA
- a CDS encoding alcohol dehydrogenase catalytic domain-containing protein: MKITGAVLEEIGAPRPYADSQPLRTQELELDPPGPDEVLVRIRAAGLCHSDLSVVDGNRVRPVPMLLGHEASGIVEEVGADVTDLSPGQQVSTVFLPRCGECANCRTDGKLPCTPGTEANNAGHLVGGRIRLHRGDEDVLHHLGVSGFATHAVLHRTSVVPVGDDVPADIAAVLGCAVLTGGGAVINAGDPGEGEDVIVVGLGGVGMAALITAVSLGKGRVIGVDANRDKLDRATELGADAVYTPDEAEDAEVRAPVVIESAGHPRAFETAVRLTGVGGTTVAVGLPAPDARSSISPLTLTAEARTIIGSYLGSAVPARDIPVYEKLWREGRLPVGELISGHIALADINAALDTLADGRAVRQVILFDDAD; the protein is encoded by the coding sequence ATGAAGATCACCGGAGCCGTCCTCGAGGAGATCGGCGCCCCGCGTCCCTATGCGGACTCGCAGCCGCTGCGGACCCAGGAGCTCGAGCTCGATCCGCCGGGGCCCGACGAGGTCCTCGTGCGGATCCGCGCGGCCGGACTGTGCCACTCGGACCTGTCCGTCGTCGACGGGAACCGCGTCCGGCCGGTGCCCATGCTCCTCGGCCACGAGGCCTCCGGCATCGTCGAGGAGGTCGGGGCGGACGTCACCGACCTCTCCCCCGGCCAGCAGGTGAGCACGGTCTTCCTCCCCCGCTGCGGGGAGTGCGCGAACTGCCGCACCGACGGCAAGCTCCCCTGCACCCCCGGCACCGAGGCGAACAACGCCGGCCACCTCGTGGGCGGCCGCATCCGCCTCCACCGGGGGGACGAGGACGTCCTCCACCACCTCGGCGTCTCCGGGTTCGCCACCCATGCGGTCCTCCACCGCACCTCGGTCGTCCCGGTCGGGGACGACGTGCCGGCCGACATCGCCGCGGTCCTCGGCTGCGCGGTGCTCACCGGCGGCGGGGCGGTGATCAACGCCGGCGACCCGGGCGAGGGCGAGGACGTCATCGTCGTCGGGCTCGGCGGGGTCGGGATGGCCGCCCTCATCACCGCGGTCTCGCTCGGGAAGGGACGGGTCATCGGCGTCGATGCCAACCGGGACAAGCTCGACCGTGCGACCGAGCTCGGGGCCGATGCCGTGTACACCCCGGACGAGGCCGAGGACGCCGAGGTGCGCGCACCGGTCGTCATCGAGTCGGCCGGGCACCCGCGGGCCTTCGAGACCGCCGTGCGGCTCACCGGGGTCGGCGGTACGACGGTGGCGGTCGGACTCCCCGCGCCCGATGCCCGCTCGTCGATCTCGCCGCTCACCCTCACCGCTGAGGCGCGCACGATCATCGGCTCCTACCTCGGCTCCGCTGTGCCCGCCCGGGACATCCCCGTCTACGAGAAGCTCTGGCGGGAGGGTCGCCTCCCGGTGGGCGAGCTGATCTCCGGTCACATCGCACTCGCGGACATCAACGCCGCCCTCGACACCCTCGCCGACGGCCGCGCGGTCCGGCAGGTCATCCTGTTCGACGACGCGGACTGA
- a CDS encoding pyrimidine dimer DNA glycosylase/endonuclease V — protein MRIWSLHPASLDRQGLIACWRETLLAQKVLRGGTRGYRSHPQLLRFREQADPVAAIGAYLTGLADEADVRGYRFDRGRIISPGDHDPLPVTAGQVDVEWSHLLRKLDARTPEQAEVCRRALGSTGRPRLHGLFHEVSGPRESWERA, from the coding sequence GTGCGCATCTGGTCGCTCCATCCCGCCTCTCTCGACCGGCAGGGCCTCATCGCCTGCTGGCGCGAGACCCTGCTCGCGCAGAAGGTGCTGCGCGGTGGGACGCGCGGCTATCGATCCCATCCCCAGCTCCTCCGATTCCGGGAGCAGGCGGACCCCGTGGCCGCGATCGGAGCGTACCTGACGGGACTCGCCGACGAGGCCGATGTGCGGGGATACCGGTTCGACCGCGGCCGCATCATCAGTCCGGGCGACCATGATCCGCTGCCGGTGACCGCCGGGCAGGTCGACGTCGAATGGTCGCACCTCCTGCGCAAGCTCGATGCGCGCACCCCTGAGCAGGCGGAGGTCTGCCGACGCGCGCTGGGGAGCACGGGGCGACCGCGGCTCCATGGACTGTTCCACGAGGTTTCCGGCCCGCGGGAGTCGTGGGAGCGCGCTTGA
- a CDS encoding winged helix-turn-helix domain-containing protein has product MSTTRDDAPSQDFAESLDALHPDLNHPTRLAILAGLQNRDRAEFRLVRDSLGISDSVLSRQMSGLEKSGLLTVAKGFVGKRPRTWLSITEAGRTALRSHLAALRTIAESRFDAPDE; this is encoded by the coding sequence ATGAGCACGACACGAGACGACGCTCCGAGCCAGGACTTCGCGGAATCCCTCGACGCCCTCCATCCGGACCTCAACCACCCCACCCGACTGGCGATCCTCGCCGGCCTGCAGAACCGGGACCGGGCAGAGTTCCGACTGGTCCGTGATTCGCTGGGGATCTCCGATTCGGTGCTCTCCCGACAGATGTCCGGGCTCGAGAAATCCGGTCTCCTCACCGTCGCGAAGGGGTTCGTCGGCAAGCGTCCGCGCACGTGGCTGTCCATCACCGAGGCCGGCCGGACCGCGCTGCGATCCCACCTCGCCGCACTGAGGACCATCGCGGAGTCCCGGTTCGACGCTCCGGACGAGTGA
- a CDS encoding TetR family transcriptional regulator, translating to MALTPESITDTALTVLSQFGMGDLSMRRLARELEVQPSALYWHVRNKQELFVLIARRFTAQVDARCPRSAHPAPATVALTLRAVLLDYRDGAEIHLLAYALEPETVVPEALAADLDGPHLAAVMGFVLGQVAVEQNRALLGVPDPGADEAFAHGLRALLAP from the coding sequence ATGGCGCTGACCCCGGAGTCGATCACCGACACCGCGCTCACGGTGCTCTCGCAGTTCGGGATGGGCGACCTCTCGATGCGTCGCCTCGCCCGTGAGCTCGAGGTGCAGCCGTCGGCGCTCTACTGGCACGTGAGGAACAAGCAGGAGCTCTTCGTCCTCATCGCCCGCAGGTTCACCGCACAGGTGGACGCTCGGTGTCCGCGGTCCGCCCACCCCGCGCCCGCGACGGTCGCTCTCACCCTCCGGGCAGTTCTCCTCGACTACCGCGACGGGGCGGAGATCCATCTGCTCGCCTACGCGCTCGAACCGGAGACCGTCGTTCCCGAGGCGCTGGCCGCGGACCTCGACGGCCCGCACCTCGCGGCGGTCATGGGCTTCGTCCTCGGGCAGGTCGCCGTCGAGCAGAACCGTGCGCTGCTCGGCGTCCCCGACCCCGGAGCGGACGAGGCGTTCGCCCACGGTCTGCGGGCGCTCCTCGCCCCGTGA
- a CDS encoding HIT family protein: MATIFTKIMDGEIPGAFVHQDERCAAFLDVAPMTDGHVLVVPREEIDHWIDMPEDLTAHLMSVAQRIGAAQKAAYGCERIGVMIQGYEVPHVHIHVWPTNAIKDFDPANKGPMAEPESLKANAEKIIAAL, from the coding sequence GTGGCCACCATCTTCACGAAGATCATGGACGGGGAGATCCCCGGTGCCTTCGTCCACCAGGACGAGCGCTGCGCGGCGTTCCTCGACGTCGCGCCGATGACCGACGGGCACGTGCTCGTCGTCCCGCGCGAGGAGATCGATCACTGGATCGACATGCCCGAGGACCTCACGGCCCATCTCATGTCCGTGGCGCAGAGGATCGGCGCGGCGCAGAAGGCGGCGTACGGCTGCGAGCGGATCGGGGTGATGATCCAGGGCTACGAGGTGCCCCACGTCCACATCCACGTGTGGCCGACGAACGCGATCAAGGACTTCGATCCGGCGAACAAGGGCCCCATGGCCGAGCCCGAGTCGCTCAAGGCCAACGCCGAGAAGATCATCGCCGCCCTCTGA
- a CDS encoding redoxin domain-containing protein: MTVPAVGSSAPEMRLRSQYGEPLDLGELLEDGPVLLVFYPFAFSSVCGGEMHQLIELHDRFRAAGITVVGLSVDSKYALQAWSMEMGIPFSLAADFWPHGAVARAYGVFDEDRGMATRGTFLIGASGMVEQVLVHGPADARDFTVFLPAGAPAAPESASH; the protein is encoded by the coding sequence GTGACCGTGCCCGCCGTCGGATCGAGCGCTCCGGAGATGCGTCTGCGCTCGCAGTACGGCGAGCCCCTCGACCTCGGTGAGCTACTCGAGGACGGGCCCGTCCTCCTCGTGTTCTACCCGTTCGCGTTCTCCTCGGTGTGCGGGGGAGAGATGCACCAGCTCATCGAGCTGCACGACCGCTTCCGCGCCGCCGGGATCACCGTCGTCGGCTTGTCCGTCGACTCGAAGTACGCGCTCCAGGCCTGGTCGATGGAGATGGGCATCCCGTTCTCCCTCGCCGCCGACTTCTGGCCGCACGGCGCGGTCGCCCGCGCCTACGGGGTGTTCGACGAGGACCGCGGCATGGCGACGCGCGGCACTTTCCTCATCGGCGCCTCGGGCATGGTCGAGCAGGTGCTCGTCCACGGACCGGCCGACGCCCGCGACTTCACGGTGTTCCTGCCCGCCGGAGCCCCTGCGGCGCCGGAGAGCGCATCCCACTGA
- a CDS encoding DUF3052 domain-containing protein: MSTTPSERTRHSEGDLGELKDSLGLRTGQYVQELGYDDDVDFDVREVIEGITGEEMADDDVDDVFDVAVMWWRSDDPDLTDAIVDAQTTLGEGGFVWLFTPKAGRSGHIPPADISHAAPTAGMHVTKTISAGPDWSGFRLVGKKNYG, from the coding sequence ATGAGCACTACTCCTTCCGAAAGGACACGCCATTCCGAGGGTGATCTCGGAGAACTCAAGGACAGCCTCGGCCTCCGGACCGGACAGTACGTCCAGGAGCTCGGATACGACGACGACGTCGACTTCGACGTGCGCGAGGTCATCGAGGGGATCACCGGGGAGGAGATGGCCGACGATGACGTCGACGACGTGTTCGACGTCGCGGTGATGTGGTGGCGATCGGACGATCCGGACCTCACCGATGCGATCGTCGACGCCCAGACCACCCTGGGAGAGGGCGGATTCGTCTGGCTCTTCACCCCGAAGGCCGGCCGCTCCGGCCACATCCCGCCCGCCGACATCTCCCATGCCGCTCCGACCGCGGGGATGCATGTGACGAAGACGATCAGCGCCGGCCCCGACTGGTCCGGGTTCCGGCTCGTCGGCAAGAAGAACTACGGCTGA
- the aceE gene encoding pyruvate dehydrogenase (acetyl-transferring), homodimeric type: MVKKSSGPILNGLPSHVPDIDPEETQEWLDSLDALVDDGGRTRARYVMLRLIQRARQQSLGVPSLTATDYVNTIGPDDEPWFPGDEDVERRFRRWIRWNAAVMVHRAQRPGIEVGGHISTYASAATLYEVGLNHFFRGKDHPGGGDHIFYQGHASPGMYARAYLEGRLSEDQLDGFRQQVSHHVDGRPGGIPSYPHPRHMPAFWEHPTVSMGLGPMNAIAQAQFDKYLHNRGIKDTSQQHTWAFLGDGEMDEPESRGMLQTAAYEELDNLTFVVNCNLQRLDGPVRGNGKIIQELEAFFRGAGWNVIKVIWGREWDALLARDRDGALVNLMNATPDGDYQTYKGESGGFVRDNFFGRDPRTKAMVEDYTDDQIWQLKRGGHDYRKVFAAYQQAMNHTGQPTAILVKTVKGYSLGPHFEARNATHQMKKMALDDLKMARDHFSIPISDKALEENPKLPPYYHPGEDAPEIKYLLDRRHELGGFTPERRSKYVDLALPGDKEFAGAKKGSGKQEIATTMAFVRILKDLMRHKEWGPRVVPIIPDEARTFGMDSFFPAAKIYNPHGQNYVSVDRDLFLAYKEATDGQLLHMGINEAGSTAALTAVGTSYATHGEPMIPFYIFYSMFGFQRSGDAFWAACDQMARGFILGATAGRTTLVAEGLQHGDGHSHVLSSTYPSIISYDPAYAYEIGHIVRDGIERMYGEDDGRDPNVMYYITMYNEPMVQPPEPEDLDVDGVLKGLYKLEDGPETDGPKVQLLASGVAIPWIREAQRLLAADWGVSADIWSVTSWQELRRDGLACDDERLLDPAAEKRIPYVTARLAEAPGPVIATSDYTRTVPDMIRQYVPNHFTSLGADGYAISDTRPAARRHFLIDGPSVAVQALISLADLGEIDPGVAAEASKKYQLDDPRAGATGSTEGASA, encoded by the coding sequence GTGGTCAAGAAGAGCAGCGGACCGATTCTCAACGGTCTCCCGAGCCACGTTCCCGACATCGACCCCGAAGAGACCCAGGAATGGCTCGACTCCCTCGACGCCCTCGTCGACGACGGTGGGCGGACCCGCGCCCGCTACGTCATGCTCCGCCTCATCCAGCGTGCCCGCCAGCAGAGCCTCGGCGTCCCCAGCCTCACCGCCACGGACTACGTCAACACCATCGGCCCGGACGACGAGCCCTGGTTCCCCGGTGACGAGGACGTCGAGCGCCGCTTCCGCCGCTGGATCCGCTGGAACGCGGCCGTCATGGTGCACCGTGCGCAGCGCCCCGGCATCGAGGTCGGGGGCCACATCTCGACCTATGCCTCGGCGGCGACGCTGTACGAGGTCGGCCTCAACCACTTCTTCCGCGGCAAGGACCACCCCGGCGGCGGCGACCACATCTTCTACCAGGGCCACGCCTCCCCCGGCATGTACGCCCGCGCGTACCTCGAGGGTCGGCTGAGCGAGGACCAGCTCGACGGCTTCCGCCAGCAGGTGTCCCACCACGTCGACGGCCGTCCCGGCGGCATCCCGTCCTACCCCCACCCGCGGCACATGCCCGCGTTCTGGGAGCACCCCACGGTGTCCATGGGGCTGGGCCCGATGAACGCGATCGCCCAGGCGCAGTTCGACAAGTACCTCCACAACCGCGGGATCAAGGACACCTCGCAGCAGCACACGTGGGCGTTCCTCGGCGACGGCGAGATGGACGAGCCGGAGAGCCGAGGCATGCTCCAGACCGCGGCCTACGAGGAGCTCGACAACCTCACCTTCGTCGTCAACTGCAACCTCCAGCGCCTCGACGGACCGGTGCGCGGCAACGGCAAGATCATCCAAGAGCTCGAGGCGTTCTTCCGCGGCGCCGGCTGGAACGTCATCAAGGTCATCTGGGGTCGCGAATGGGACGCCCTGCTCGCCCGCGACCGCGACGGCGCCCTCGTCAACCTCATGAACGCCACTCCCGACGGCGACTATCAGACGTACAAGGGCGAGTCCGGCGGGTTCGTCCGCGACAACTTCTTCGGTCGCGATCCCCGCACCAAGGCGATGGTCGAGGACTACACCGATGACCAGATCTGGCAGCTCAAGCGCGGCGGCCACGACTACCGCAAGGTGTTCGCCGCCTACCAGCAGGCGATGAACCACACGGGTCAGCCGACCGCGATCCTCGTCAAGACGGTCAAGGGCTACTCGCTCGGACCCCACTTCGAGGCGCGCAATGCGACCCACCAGATGAAGAAGATGGCGCTCGACGACCTCAAGATGGCCCGCGACCACTTCTCCATCCCGATCTCGGACAAAGCCCTCGAGGAGAACCCCAAGCTCCCGCCGTACTACCATCCCGGCGAGGATGCTCCGGAGATCAAGTACCTCCTCGATCGCCGGCATGAGCTCGGCGGGTTCACCCCCGAGCGCCGCTCGAAGTACGTCGACCTGGCACTGCCCGGCGACAAGGAGTTCGCGGGCGCGAAGAAGGGGTCGGGCAAGCAGGAGATCGCCACCACGATGGCGTTCGTCCGCATCCTCAAGGACCTCATGCGGCACAAGGAATGGGGCCCGCGGGTGGTGCCGATCATCCCCGACGAGGCGCGCACCTTCGGCATGGACTCGTTCTTCCCGGCGGCCAAGATCTACAACCCGCACGGCCAGAACTACGTGTCCGTCGACCGCGATCTGTTCCTCGCCTACAAGGAGGCGACCGACGGCCAGCTCCTCCACATGGGGATCAACGAGGCCGGGTCGACCGCGGCGCTCACCGCCGTCGGCACCTCGTACGCGACGCACGGCGAGCCGATGATCCCGTTCTACATCTTCTACTCGATGTTCGGCTTCCAGCGCTCCGGCGATGCGTTCTGGGCCGCGTGCGACCAGATGGCGCGCGGGTTCATCCTCGGCGCGACCGCGGGCCGCACGACGCTCGTCGCCGAGGGCCTGCAGCACGGCGACGGGCACTCGCACGTCCTGTCCTCGACGTACCCGTCGATCATCTCCTACGACCCCGCCTACGCCTACGAGATCGGGCACATCGTGCGCGACGGCATCGAGCGGATGTACGGCGAGGACGACGGTCGCGACCCCAACGTCATGTACTACATCACCATGTACAACGAGCCCATGGTCCAGCCGCCCGAGCCCGAGGACCTCGATGTCGACGGCGTGCTCAAGGGACTGTACAAGCTCGAGGACGGACCGGAGACCGACGGCCCGAAGGTCCAGCTCCTCGCGTCCGGCGTCGCGATCCCGTGGATCCGCGAGGCCCAGCGACTCCTCGCGGCGGACTGGGGGGTGAGCGCCGACATCTGGTCGGTGACCTCGTGGCAGGAGCTGCGTCGCGACGGGCTCGCATGCGACGACGAGCGCCTCCTCGATCCCGCTGCGGAGAAGCGGATCCCCTACGTCACCGCGCGGCTCGCCGAGGCGCCCGGACCGGTCATCGCGACGAGCGACTACACCCGGACGGTGCCGGACATGATCCGCCAGTACGTGCCGAACCACTTCACCTCCCTCGGTGCGGACGGCTACGCGATCTCCGACACCCGGCCCGCCGCCAGGCGCCACTTCCTCATCGACGGCCCCTCGGTCGCGGTGCAGGCGCTCATCAGCCTGGCCGACCTCGGGGAGATCGATCCCGGCGTCGCGGCCGAGGCGTCGAAGAAGTACCAGCTCGACGACCCGCGGGCCGGCGCCACCGGGTCGACCGAGGGCGCCAGCGCCTGA
- a CDS encoding PucR family transcriptional regulator, whose product MPTTADAQTAAIRGRAETSRRLKAGQAVLSKLTLQRIEAQLPWYRAMSSADRGWVVVLANSGISSFIEWYRKPQTPLRVVGDIFKSAPRELVRSVSLQQTLQLLRVVVQVVEERVTELARPSEQSELKEAVLIYSREIAFAAADVYARAAEARGSWDARLEAMVIDALVRGDSVDELASRTAAFGWRSEGAVHVLVGRAPKRSVHKSLDEIRRAAQKWAEDALLGVHDDRLLIVLGGVADIDQAAAALAHYFGPSDVIIGPRVGSLAEASTSASAAVWALRTAAARPATPRPVHAADLLPERAVAGDRSAVAELITRYYEPLGAGAGQLHDTVAAYLEFGGSLETTARALHVHPNTVRYRLRKITGLIGLDPTEARAGFVVRIALVYGRLSEAGQLSNGHKSAVP is encoded by the coding sequence ATGCCGACAACCGCCGATGCCCAGACCGCAGCGATCCGGGGGCGCGCGGAGACGAGCCGCCGGCTCAAGGCCGGGCAGGCAGTGCTCTCCAAGCTCACCCTCCAGCGCATCGAGGCGCAGCTGCCGTGGTACCGGGCGATGTCCTCCGCCGACCGCGGCTGGGTCGTCGTCCTCGCGAACTCCGGCATCTCCTCCTTCATCGAGTGGTACCGCAAGCCGCAGACCCCGCTGCGGGTCGTCGGCGACATCTTCAAGTCCGCGCCGCGCGAGCTCGTCCGCTCGGTCTCCCTCCAGCAGACCCTCCAGCTCCTCCGGGTCGTCGTCCAGGTCGTCGAGGAGCGGGTCACCGAGCTCGCCCGGCCGTCGGAGCAGTCGGAGCTCAAGGAGGCCGTCCTCATCTACTCCCGCGAGATCGCCTTCGCCGCTGCGGACGTCTACGCCCGCGCCGCCGAGGCCCGCGGCAGCTGGGACGCACGCCTCGAGGCGATGGTCATCGACGCGCTCGTCCGCGGCGACTCCGTCGACGAGCTCGCCAGCCGCACGGCCGCCTTCGGCTGGCGCTCGGAGGGTGCGGTGCACGTGCTCGTCGGGCGCGCACCGAAGCGCAGCGTCCACAAGAGCCTCGACGAGATCCGCCGCGCCGCCCAGAAATGGGCCGAGGACGCGCTGCTCGGCGTCCACGACGACCGGCTGCTCATCGTACTCGGCGGCGTCGCCGACATCGACCAGGCCGCCGCCGCGCTCGCCCACTACTTCGGCCCGTCCGACGTCATCATCGGGCCCCGGGTCGGCTCGCTCGCCGAGGCGAGCACCTCGGCCTCGGCCGCCGTCTGGGCGCTGCGCACCGCCGCCGCCCGGCCCGCGACCCCGCGTCCCGTGCACGCCGCCGACCTCCTTCCCGAGCGTGCCGTCGCCGGCGACCGGAGCGCCGTCGCCGAACTCATCACCCGCTACTACGAACCGCTCGGCGCCGGTGCGGGCCAGCTCCACGACACCGTCGCCGCCTATCTCGAGTTCGGCGGGTCGCTCGAGACGACCGCCCGGGCCCTCCACGTCCACCCCAACACCGTGCGCTACCGCCTGCGCAAGATCACCGGCCTCATCGGCCTCGATCCGACCGAGGCGCGCGCCGGTTTCGTCGTCCGGATCGCGTTGGTGTACGGCCGACTGTCCGAGGCCGGGCAATTGTCGAACGGCCACAAATCCGCTGTTCCCTGA